CAACCGGCCGTGCCGGTTCTCGCAGCGGCGGGAGCCGCTGGCGAAGGTGGTGCCGCAGCAGCGGGCGCGCCGGGCGCGGCCCCGAAGTCCCCGGTCGAAGGGTACCTCGACGACTTCCTGCAAACGGACCGGATCAGCCTCGAAATCGGTGCCGCGCTCATTCCCCTGGTGTCCGCTCGACGCGGACCGGGGCTCCTCGACCGGATCGGTGGTTTGAGGCGCGACCTCGCGAAACAGAGCGGTTTGTGGGTACCGGCGGTGCGCGTGCGCGACAACATTCAGCTCGATCCGCCCTCGTATCGAGTATTACTCGGCGGACGGGAAGTGGCCCGCGGCGAAGTGCGCCCGGACTTCTGGCTGGCGATCGACCCGGGTGGCGCGAGCCGGATCTCGCTCACGGGCGAAGAGGCTCGTGAACCGGCCTTCGGTCTCCCGGCCAAGTGGATTACCGACGCGGACCGCAACCGCGCCGAGGCCGCCGGGTTCACCGTGGTGGACCCGCCGAACGTGATTATCACGCATTTGGGCGAAGTGGTGCGCCGGCACGCGGGCGAGTTGCTCGGCCGCGACGACCTGAAATCGATGGTGGACCGGGTCCGCGAAACGACCCCGGCTGTGGTGGACGATCTGATCCCGAACGTCGTCAGCATGGGCACGCTACACCGCGTCCTCACACTGCTGCTCGAGGACCGGGTGCCGATCTCGAACCTGCCGCGCATCCTCGAAAGTCTCGCCTCGCACGCGCCGACCGTAAAAGACCCCAGCGAGTTGACCGAACGGGTGCGGGCCGACATCGGGCGCTCGGTCGTGGACCGGTTCCGCGATCCGTCCGGGCGCATCCGGGCGATCGTGCTGGACCCGCGCCTCGAACTCGAACTGCGCCGATCGGTTCAGGGGCACCAGTTGGTGCTCGATCCGACCCGACTTGAGCAGCTCACGCTACGAGTTGCGGGAGAATTACGAAAAGCGAGCGCCCGCGGGTACGAAGTTGCTCTATTGTGTGACGGGAGCCTCCGCCGTGCCGTCCGGCACTCACTCGCACGGGCGCTCCACGACCTCAGTGTCGTCTCGTACCAAGAAATTCCGACCGACCTGTTAATGGAACCGGTGGCCGTGATTCGCCCCGAGGAACTAACCGGCGACGCATCCCCCGGATTAAGCAATTTGTTCGAGCAGAACCGAACTTAATCGTCCCGTTGTTCGCCCGAGTCATAACACACCATGAGTGGCAACATTCAAGCGTACCAACGACAAGCCGACCAGCAGCGCCGCGACGAACTCATCGTGTCGCACCTCCCCCTGGTCAAGCACGTGATCGGGCGACTCATCGGCGACACGCCCCCGGGCGTGGACGTCGAGAACCTCGAATCGGCCGGTGTCCTGGGACTTGTGGAAGCGGCCTCGAAGTTCGACCCCTCACGCAACGCCCAGTTCAAAACGTTCGCGTACCTGCGCATCCGCGGCGCGATCGTGGACGAGATGCGGCGCAACAGCCCGCTCCCCCAACACGTTCACACGCGGCTCGCGGCGGTGCGCCGGGCGTGCCGCACCCTGCCCCACCCGATCACGGTCGAGGCCATCGCCGCCGCAACCGGGATGACCGAAGACGAAGTCACTGATACACTTGCGGCAGAACGGGTCGCTAAAACGACGTCCTGGGAACAGACCGCAGACGCGAACGGTATGGAACCGGCGGTCGCGGCTGAGGAGCCGTCGGTCGAGCTGGAGCGCTGGGAAACGATCCAGCAGCTCACCGATGCGATCGAGGGGCTCGACTCGAAGGAGCGGATCGCGGTCACGCTCTACTACCGCGAAGACCTCCGCCTGAAGGAAATCGCCGAAGTGATGAAGCTCTCCGTGTCGCGCGTGTCGCGTTTGCTGAGCAAGGCCACGTTCGAGTTGGGCGAGCGCCTCAAGGCACTCAAGGCTGGCGCGTTCGTTGTCAGCTAAGCTCGGGCACACCAAACATTAAAGAGGCACAGGGTTTCGGCCCTGTGCCTCTTTGCGTTTACCGGTCTGTGCCACAAACCCTCGGCACCGCGTTTACGGGTTCGTTGCCGTCACCCCCGGCGGCAGTTGCGGGATCGGAATGCGGTTCAGCGCGTCGACCACGGCTCGGCGGACGTCGGGATCGGGGTCGGAACGCAGCGCGTCGATGTCCGCGACCGCGATCGAGGCAGGCGCCCCGAGCCGACCGAGCGCGCGGACCGCGAGCAGGCGGTAGTTCGCGTCCGGGTCGCGCAGGTCGACGGCGATCGCCCGCACGAACGCCTCGGTCGGCTTCGCGTTCGGCGTCACGCGGTTTATCGCGTTGATCGCCCCGCGGCGCACGTCCGCGTCGGCGTCCCCGAGCGCGATCGCGAGAAATGGGGCCGCGTTGCGTGCAACCGGGCCGAGGTCCGAGAGGGCCTTGGTCGCGCGCACCCGCGAACTCGGGTCGCGGCTGAGCAACTGCCGGGCGAGCGCGTCAATTTCCTGTGAGTCCGAAGAATTCAGGATCGCGTCCCGCGACTGCTTCAGCGCGAGGTCGAGGTCGATGGTGCGCCCCGCGAGCCGCGTGAACGCGGGGAGCGCCGCCTTCGCGGGCGCACCGAGTTGTCCCAGCGCTTCGACGATCGCCTCCTGGAGCGGCTCCTGCTCCGTCGGACGCAGGCGCTCGATAACGGCGATCAGGTCGCCGGCGGCCGCGCCCGCGTTCGGGCCGATCTTGCCGATCATGTTCGCGGCCTCGACCCGCGCCCACAACGATTGCCGCGGGTCGCGCACGATCGCGCCGAGTTTTTTCGCGAAGGCGTCGTCGGCCTCGTCCGCGCGCCCCGCGGCGACCGGGAGCGTGAGGAGCGCCACGAGAACCAGTCCACAGCGCATAGCGAACCCCCGACAGGTACGGAACTTACTCTGCTCATCGACCCCGCACCCCCGGGGACTTCGGACCCACCCGAGCGCGCACGCGCCCGGCGCGAAAATTGACACAGTTCACTCCGCACGACCATCTTTTCTCGCGCAACGGCAAAAATCGGCACGGACGTTCGATTTTGTTCAATACTCGGTTTGTAAACCTACCCCCTAACTAACGGTGACCGGTGGTCGTAATCGTTGGCGCAGTGATCGTGCTCGTTTCCGTCCTCGTCGGGTTCTCGATGGCGGGCGGGAAAGTGGCCGCACTCATCCACCTTTCCGAGTTCGTCACGATCGGCGGTGCCTCGTTCGGCGCGCTAATCCTGATGTCGCCCGTGAAGGTCATTAAAGACCTGGTCCGGGGCGTCCTACAAACGATCAAGGGTTCGAGCTTCGGCAAGGCCGCGTGCGTCGACCTGCTCAAGCTCCAGTACGCCCTCGCGCGTCTTGTGCGCCAGGAAGGGCTGCTGGCGCTCGACACGCACGTCACGAACCCGGACTCCAGCGCGCTGCTGCGCGAGTACCCCCGGGTGAACGGTAACCACCACGCTCGCGCGTTCCTGTGCGACTCGCTCGCCATGATCCTCGACGGCACCGTGGAGAGCGCGCAACTGAGCGAGTGGCTCGAAGAAGAAATTTCGGTGATCGAGCGCGAGCACCACGCGGCCTCGGACGCCCTGGCGAAGAGCGCGGACGCGCTCCCCGGGTTCGGGATCGTGGCCGCGGTGCTCGGGATCGTCGTGACGATGCAGTCGATCGGCGGCCCGGTTGACGAGATCGGGTACAAGGTCGGTGCCGCACTCGTCGGTACGTTCCTCGGGATTCTGGCGGCCTACGGCTTCGTCGCTCCGCTCGCGGCGCGTATGCAGTCCCTCGGGGACCAGGAGATCCTGTTCTTCCGGGCGATGGCTGTGGGCGTGATCGCGATGAACGACGGGGCCAGCCCGAAGGACGTGGTCACCCGCGCCCGCCGCATAATCTCGACCGACTGCCGGCCCAACCAGGCAGAACTCAAAGACATGTTCGGCTAACCGTCGGCGGTTTCGGTTCCGAATCCAACACCAGTTCCCGGCCCGGCCGGGTGGAGTGAATCGTGGCAAAGGGCGGCGGCGGTTCGTGGAAAGTGGCCTACGCGGACTTCGTAACCGCGATGATGGCGTTCTTCCTCGTGATGTGGATCGGGGCGCAGGACGTGAAGGTGCGCCAGTCGGTCGCGAACTACTTCGTCGACCCGTCCGGGGTGAGCAAGCGCCCCACGAACGCGGGCGCGGTCCTCGACGCACCGGTCTCCGGCCCGGTGCCGGAGAACGCGAAGGTAGAGGGCGGGCGCGGGGCGCGGGCGCCGGGCGGCGACACCCCCAGTCCGAGTACGGCGGCGGTCCTTAACTGGATCAAGTCCAACGACAAGCAGTTCCAGCGCTGGAAGGCCGAGGCCCAGCGGTGCCGCGAGTCGGCGGCGGTCCAAAAGGCCGTGAACCAGACGCAGACGCCCGAGGAGGTCGCGAGCAACCAGTTGACCAGCCTGCTCTCGACCGAGGTGGCCGGGGGCATCCCGAAGGACACGCCGGACGTTTACAAGGATCTGTTGTTCGGCTCGTTCAAGGAGGTAAACTGGAAACAGGTCGCCGAGGTTCTCCTCACGGAGTGACCCGGACCGGCCCCGCCGAACGAACTTGTTCCCGTAAGTCGTTCGCGGTATAGCCGCCCAGATAACGATCCCCGGTGAGGGCAGGCTCATGCGATTGATGTACCGCGTGCTCGTGCTCGGCGCGTTCCTGGTCCCGTGCGTGGCGGCCGGCGTCACGGCACAACCCCCGTCGTCCGCGACGGAAAAGCTAAAGAGCGACACGAGCGCGCTCGCGGGAGAACGAACGGCCGCCGAATCGACCACGACGGAGCGGGCCAAACTCCAGGCGGATTTGCGGCGATTGATCGACCGGCTCGAAAAGACCCCACCCGGCCCGGGAGTTGTGTCGCCCACCAGCCCCCCGGTCAGCCCGCCGAAGACAAAGGACAAGGATCCGGGTGCCGGCGGGGCTTCGGTTGATAAATTGCGGGCAGCAATGAATTTAGTGCTGAATAACGAGATCGATGCGGCCCTGAACGCCTTCCGCCAGATCGATCTGCAATCGTTGTCGGCCGAGGATCGCTCCTTCGCCCGGTTCATGACGGCCTCGTGCCTCCGGCGCCAGGGGCGAATGGCAGAAGCCCTGCCAATTTACCGTGAGGTCGGTGACAGCGGAGAGGACGCTTTTATTGCCTCATCTGCAGTTTCACAGGTAGCCCTTATACGAACAGGTGAAGAACTTCAGGCCCAACTCACACAACTTCGCGCACGGCCGAAATCTCGCTGATTATCGGTCG
This region of Gemmata massiliana genomic DNA includes:
- the flhA gene encoding flagellar biosynthesis protein FlhA encodes the protein MASDIKPVAGSPLLRSELLLSVALLGLLVIFLVPLPTLVLDLLLAFNISATILLLLVTLTVKQPLEFSTFPSLLLLFTLFRLALNVATTRLILLNAHAGEIVEAFGKFVVGGSLIVGLVIFLILIVIQFVVITKGAGRVSEVAARFTLDSMPGKQMAIDAEMNAGMIDEVEAKKRRTALMRESEFYGTMDGASRFVRGDAVAAIIITAVNLVGGFIIGLTKGMPLSQAIRTYSILTVGDGLVTQIPALITATASAMLVTKATSGTSLGEELEGQFRSASAPFRLGSYILFALAIVPGMPVIPFLALGSALFYMSRRSAQPAVPVLAAAGAAGEGGAAAAGAPGAAPKSPVEGYLDDFLQTDRISLEIGAALIPLVSARRGPGLLDRIGGLRRDLAKQSGLWVPAVRVRDNIQLDPPSYRVLLGGREVARGEVRPDFWLAIDPGGASRISLTGEEAREPAFGLPAKWITDADRNRAEAAGFTVVDPPNVIITHLGEVVRRHAGELLGRDDLKSMVDRVRETTPAVVDDLIPNVVSMGTLHRVLTLLLEDRVPISNLPRILESLASHAPTVKDPSELTERVRADIGRSVVDRFRDPSGRIRAIVLDPRLELELRRSVQGHQLVLDPTRLEQLTLRVAGELRKASARGYEVALLCDGSLRRAVRHSLARALHDLSVVSYQEIPTDLLMEPVAVIRPEELTGDASPGLSNLFEQNRT
- a CDS encoding sigma-70 family RNA polymerase sigma factor, translating into MSGNIQAYQRQADQQRRDELIVSHLPLVKHVIGRLIGDTPPGVDVENLESAGVLGLVEAASKFDPSRNAQFKTFAYLRIRGAIVDEMRRNSPLPQHVHTRLAAVRRACRTLPHPITVEAIAAATGMTEDEVTDTLAAERVAKTTSWEQTADANGMEPAVAAEEPSVELERWETIQQLTDAIEGLDSKERIAVTLYYREDLRLKEIAEVMKLSVSRVSRLLSKATFELGERLKALKAGAFVVS
- a CDS encoding HEAT repeat domain-containing protein, whose translation is MRCGLVLVALLTLPVAAGRADEADDAFAKKLGAIVRDPRQSLWARVEAANMIGKIGPNAGAAAGDLIAVIERLRPTEQEPLQEAIVEALGQLGAPAKAALPAFTRLAGRTIDLDLALKQSRDAILNSSDSQEIDALARQLLSRDPSSRVRATKALSDLGPVARNAAPFLAIALGDADADVRRGAINAINRVTPNAKPTEAFVRAIAVDLRDPDANYRLLAVRALGRLGAPASIAVADIDALRSDPDPDVRRAVVDALNRIPIPQLPPGVTATNP
- the motA gene encoding flagellar motor stator protein MotA, whose protein sequence is MVVIVGAVIVLVSVLVGFSMAGGKVAALIHLSEFVTIGGASFGALILMSPVKVIKDLVRGVLQTIKGSSFGKAACVDLLKLQYALARLVRQEGLLALDTHVTNPDSSALLREYPRVNGNHHARAFLCDSLAMILDGTVESAQLSEWLEEEISVIEREHHAASDALAKSADALPGFGIVAAVLGIVVTMQSIGGPVDEIGYKVGAALVGTFLGILAAYGFVAPLAARMQSLGDQEILFFRAMAVGVIAMNDGASPKDVVTRARRIISTDCRPNQAELKDMFG
- a CDS encoding flagellar motor protein MotB; protein product: MAKGGGGSWKVAYADFVTAMMAFFLVMWIGAQDVKVRQSVANYFVDPSGVSKRPTNAGAVLDAPVSGPVPENAKVEGGRGARAPGGDTPSPSTAAVLNWIKSNDKQFQRWKAEAQRCRESAAVQKAVNQTQTPEEVASNQLTSLLSTEVAGGIPKDTPDVYKDLLFGSFKEVNWKQVAEVLLTE